The Candidatus Poribacteria bacterium genomic interval AAAGTCATCAAGGTAACCAGATCAGTAGTATCGGTTTCCATCGTGTCTATATCAGCGATGAGTGCTACGTTCTCCAAATAATCCGAAAGGGTCGGTTCAGATGCGTTCTGTTCATATTCGATAACGGCGTTAATCAATTCCTCAATGTTCTCAACGCGGTTCTGTGCTTCAATCGTATTTTGAATCTCTAAATTTTTTAGGTAGCCTGTTACCTTTAGCACATAGTCAAGTGCATCAGCGGGTAACATAGACGCATCGAAATCATCAAAAATTTTGGCGAAACGTTGCACTTTCGTCCGAAGTCCGCGGTTAATCGTGGTAATTTCCTCGACACGGTGGATCGCCGCAAAGAGAGAAATCCCCTCACGTGCCGCAAAATTGATGAGCCGGTCAAGCGTTGTCGCACCGATGCCGCGACTTGGCACGTTGATGATACGTCGAACACTCATAGAGTCGTTGGGATTACACACGACGCGGAGGTAGGCAAGGAGATCTTTAATCTCCATCCGATCATAGAAACCAACACCGCCAACAATCTGATACGGGATGTTTGCAGCGCGGAACGCTTCCTCAAAGATTCGGGATTGGGCATTGGTTCGGTAAAAGATGGCAAAGTCTTTGTAATCCACACCCTCAGCGTGCCAATCTTCGATCTGCGTCCCGACGTAACCCGCCTCGTCGTTTTCGTCCATCGCCTCGTAGCAGGTAACGAGTTCACCCATGTCATTATCTGTCCAGAGTTTCTTCGCTTTTCGCGCCGTATTGTTATGTACAACACCCCATGCGGCATCTAAAATATTTTGCGTCGAACGATAGTTCTGTTCCAAACGGAGTACCTGTGTGTTCGGGTAATCCTTCTCAAAATCGAGGATATTTCTGATGTCGGCACCACGGAAAGCGTAAATGGATTGGTCATCGTCCCCGACGACGCAGATATTCTGCTTCGTGCCAGCCAATAAATTCACCAACTCATACTGACACCGATTCGTATCCTGATATTCATCAACGAGTATATATTCAAATTTGTTCTGATAAAATTGGCAGACATCGGGATTTTCATTCAGGAGTCTCACTGCGAAAAGTAGCAGGTCATCGAAATCAAGAGAATTGTTCAGACGTAGGGCATCTTGATAGAGGACATAGACCTCTGAAACGATCCGCTCAAAATAGCCATCTGCGATATTTCGGTATGCCTCTGGTGATATAGACTCGTTTTTCACACGACTAATGTTGCTAAGGATCGCGCGCGGGTTGTACTGCTTGTCACTATAGTTAAGCTGTCGGAGCACATCTTTGACGAGCGTAACTTGCTCACCAGTATCGAAGATGGTAAAGTCGCGGGTGTAGGCGTAATTTGTGGCACGGGAGACGCTTTGAGATGCTGCCTCCGCGCCTAACTTCTCAATATCTCGGCGGAGTATACGTGCACAGGTGGCGTGGAAGGTTGCCACCCAAAGATCTTGGCTAACGCTGCCGTCAACAAGCACATCCAGCCGATCTTTCATCTCCCGCGCTGCTTTGTTCGTAAACGTTACAGCGAGGATACGGTATGGAGAGACATCGTGATGTTGGAGTAGGTAGGCGATACGGTGTGTGATGACGCGCGTTTTCCCACTGCCTGCACCGGACAAAATGAGGAGCGGTCCTTCGGTGTGTTGGACGGCTTCGCGCTGAACATCATTTAAGGAACTTAATAGGTTATCGGTCAATGGTTACCCCTTGCCTCGTCGTATTAAGGGAAGCACACCTTGCACGTGCTTGCAAATGGCACGTCATAGCATCTCAACTTTATTCCATAAAGTATACACGATTTAGGTTAATTTTGCAAGGTGAAAATATCAAAAGACTGCATCGTAGGTTGGGTCGAACGGGTAACAACTCATAGATGTTAATTTGGGGATTT includes:
- the pcrA gene encoding DNA helicase PcrA; the protein is MTDNLLSSLNDVQREAVQHTEGPLLILSGAGSGKTRVITHRIAYLLQHHDVSPYRILAVTFTNKAAREMKDRLDVLVDGSVSQDLWVATFHATCARILRRDIEKLGAEAASQSVSRATNYAYTRDFTIFDTGEQVTLVKDVLRQLNYSDKQYNPRAILSNISRVKNESISPEAYRNIADGYFERIVSEVYVLYQDALRLNNSLDFDDLLLFAVRLLNENPDVCQFYQNKFEYILVDEYQDTNRCQYELVNLLAGTKQNICVVGDDDQSIYAFRGADIRNILDFEKDYPNTQVLRLEQNYRSTQNILDAAWGVVHNNTARKAKKLWTDNDMGELVTCYEAMDENDEAGYVGTQIEDWHAEGVDYKDFAIFYRTNAQSRIFEEAFRAANIPYQIVGGVGFYDRMEIKDLLAYLRVVCNPNDSMSVRRIINVPSRGIGATTLDRLINFAAREGISLFAAIHRVEEITTINRGLRTKVQRFAKIFDDFDASMLPADALDYVLKVTGYLKNLEIQNTIEAQNRVENIEELINAVIEYEQNASEPTLSDYLENVALIADIDTMETDTTDLVTLMTLHSAKGLEFPFVFIVGMEEGYLPHGRSLDTQKELEEERRLCYVGITRAMEQLYLSHASSRRTFRETEYRIPSRFISEIPEHLIKHVDRYRSPFRQSVGLYEVASEDVVDYHVDQIVHHPQFGRGKITKISGAGRGVYVTVRFGRAGTRQLDPSLTPLTISDYE